In Candidatus Zixiibacteriota bacterium, a genomic segment contains:
- a CDS encoding dockerin type I repeat-containing protein, which yields MKRQFYINIVTVAAFVFPVAVADSVAGDKSKEPIRVKVTTVKKIKDTAQPTTQDKIQPSTPLLSPTEPESGEQIKWQVISSGSGKSTSTTYTLIGTAGQTAVGFGSSTSYDLNHGFWKESGESPAPYICGDANGDDYVNVGDAVFIINHVFKGGPAPDPVCSGDANDDDGVNVGDAVYLINHVFKGGDPPREPCCP from the coding sequence ATGAAGAGGCAATTTTATATAAATATCGTAACGGTGGCGGCCTTTGTGTTTCCGGTGGCGGTCGCAGATTCCGTGGCCGGAGATAAATCTAAGGAGCCTATAAGAGTTAAAGTAACCACTGTCAAAAAGATCAAGGATACGGCGCAGCCGACTACTCAGGACAAGATTCAGCCATCGACTCCTCTGCTATCTCCGACAGAACCAGAGTCCGGCGAGCAGATCAAATGGCAGGTGATTTCATCAGGCAGTGGAAAAAGCACGTCTACAACCTACACCCTCATCGGCACCGCCGGGCAGACCGCCGTCGGCTTTGGCTCATCGACCAGCTATGACCTCAACCACGGTTTTTGGAAGGAGTCTGGAGAATCTCCGGCTCCCTATATATGTGGTGATGCCAATGGCGATGACTATGTCAACGTTGGCGACGCAGTATTCATTATAAATCATGTTTTCAAAGGTGGTCCCGCACCCGATCCGGTATGTAGCGGCGATGCAAATGATGACGACGGAGTAAATGTCGGCGACGCTGTCTATTTGATAAACCACGTTTTTAAAGGCGGCGATCCACCGAGGGAGCCGTGCTGTCCGTGA